A region of the Sarcophilus harrisii chromosome 3, mSarHar1.11, whole genome shotgun sequence genome:
TGACTTTGGGCAGAGTTGGACCTTTAGAAAAGTCAGACCcttctttacctaattagagaCACTTGGCCCCTTTCAggtaagttaacagaacttcactCCAACAAGTTCTTAAGATGTTACATTCAAAGATAACtaaatctagcctgcataggcaacagtaaaattattttccacaaatttagaatcatcctaaaattcctaatcaaatgttttctccagtcTGAATTTCaatcagataaggttttattgccctttaCTCTAGCAGACTCTGAAAACCTTGGTCAAGGAAAAAATGGCTACCATTTTGTTCCTTTTACTCACAAATTGGTAcaacaggttaaaaagtttaaaatcacaagaaaattttatactaagtacagttgcaacattgaaataaccaattcccaaatttcttcatttcacagagCTCTGAACCAATAGAATAGACAAACAACTCATATAGaacacacagacatagactgcgcagtcaaaacatttaacacacagATCAGGGACTAGCTGGAAAAACagccctgagggaagttgtcAGCTCGAGAGTCTTCCCTCCCAGTTTGatgcatttctctgccttcacagagaataCCCAGATTAAAACTAGATAGTACCAAAAGGTACTCAGGGACCCAAAGGGTACTTCAGAACCAGATAGTACCAAAAGATACTCAGGGACCCAAAGGGTACTTCAGAACCAGGTAGTACTGAAGTGGAAAAGCACCCCAAAATGGGACCATGAAAAACATAATCCTAAATCTTTGTAGTTAGAAAtttattactagttcttcactccctaatgcagatggtatttttaacaACCCAGATGTACTGTCCTGAGAGTCTTGAGACCTTGATAACCTGATAAGCTTAAAGAAAGCTGCTGCCTGAACATGATCCCCTTAGAGTGATAATTTTTGCCTtctgtttagaatagaaatttctttattatgacaaatgtatcaagaaacattttgatgtatctctcttctttctataaatatatggtcCTGAGGCCACTCATTACTGACCGCTCCAGTGTTGGTATTGGGGTTCAGTCGCTAGCTAGCAATAAAcgctcttaaaacttcattattttggctgtccTGTTTTTTTCTCGCCTGGGCACTTTAGTACCAAAAGGTACTCAGGGACACAAAAGTTACTTCAGACAATACCACATAGCCTCCTACTGGCATTTCCCAGAGTTGTATGGTTCATCAGCCCAACTTTTTCTGGGGACCAGATTTGCTAGCAATCAGACCAGACAGACCCTGCagggatttgaaaccagattctCCCTTGGCCAAATGGAATGTCCACCATTGGGCTTCAGGCAGTTGTGGCTGGAAATTGCTCTTTCctggaggctctggaaaaaaatccaggGGCCGGCCTTTCCAGGCCAAGAACCCAGATCCCCAGCCACCCTGAGACCCAAGACAGAGACCTGAAGGTCTCTattctctaatcctgctcatttttaaACATCTCAgtgggaagcctccaaaatgtaatgccagagaaactgaggcaagacagaggttagagaatatttaatgctttatttgaaagggagagatttactggggccaaatggatccatggtttggtcccagggctgaatgagactatcatctccaagaattcAGAAACAATATGAGTTCTCAgtgacatacatacacatgctcaaactcagggggtagactgaggcaggctGAGAGCAgaacgggactctgacagggtgggataAGCCACCAGAGATGGGgaaggcatcttgataagactgtatctgacattctgatagcttgggatggggagaggcattctgatattctaaaacataagatcttttatccttatcaaatattctgataaagaggaaggggagatttCACAggactgagcagaacaattataaactggggtaaaacaattagggaaactgagtcaggacaataaaagagaattgtagCATTACAGTAATATTTCCAACTTCCCATtactgcttctttgtttctttgagtTACCAAAAAGCCAAACCAACTCCTTTGCATTTTCTagtttagtaattttttagtATAATTATAGAAAACAGAGCACAGAGATAAACTTTTCTCTACCCATCAACTAATCAATGtgcattttatgaaataaaatgtgcATCTTATATTAAGGACAATATGCAGCAACTATCACAAGCAAGAATCACAAGTAATtcttaattacttaaaaatatttctaagtcTTTTCTGTTTCAATGGGATTAATACCCTCTCTGAAATTTCCTTCTCAAAACTCTATAAGCCTTTACATTCAAACCTTAATTTTACACTGAAAGTACAAAGAGACTACAACTCTTTTTTATCTATGCACTCAtccttaacttttcttatttctttaaacaacagtgaactttctttttttttcctctttacttaatttttctagtaAATCCTTTTTTGATTCTTTAATAGTTACAAATGGAGTTCATACCAATTTCTTTGAGTGCTTTTTAGGCAACTGGAATTAGTTACAGCACataattgtcttttgttttgtttttttatactgATAGGGAAATTGAAAAATAACAGCACAAGTTCCTTATAAGATCTCACAGATTTTTGTTATCAggataattttaagaaaagaaatcatctatttcttcaaataatctCTTTTATGCAGAAAAGACATTCATCCTACTATGTTGGGACTACCCAGAGAGCTGGCCAAAGTGCAGCTATGCCACAGGAATGTAACAAGGAATGTACACTACTAGAAAACTATCTGAAAGACATTTTACTTCTTTGAAGGGCTCaggttatattttttctttatttcctttcataccactcaaaattaattgtttttaaaataatctgaaagTTCTGCCCTTGAAATTTCAATGTCATATCTTTATAAACcaatttaatttgatcttttctaATCTGAGCATCCTCTATTATGTGTGCATGCACTCAATTTATTcctgtatctttcttttttaatttatattcctaATTCTAAGTTGATCTTTTCTAATCTGAGCATCCTCTATTATGTGTGCATGCACTCAATTTATTcctgtatctttcttttttaattcatattCCTGCCTAATTCTACCTTCAGTCTTTCTCTAACTATAGCcttataaaatttgaatttttgctatcaattagtttcttttttttttaattaaggcttcttattttcaaaatatatgtatggataaattttcaacattaagccTTGAAAAAACTTGTGCTCCGATTTCCCTCACTTTCTGtcaacccttcccctagatggcaagtaattcaatatatgttaaatatggtagaaatgtatattaagtccaatatgtgcatacatatttatacaattatcttgctgcacaaaaaaaaatcaaacaggaaaaaatgaaaaaaaaatgcaagcaaacaacaacagaaaaagtaaaaattctatgttctgagttctttctttgggtatatatggctttcttcatcacaagatcattggaatgggtctgaatcatctcattattgaagagggccacttccAATAAAATGGATCATAAATAATCCTATTATCACATACAATTAATCAATTGATTTCAAGAcaagttttattgtatttctaaTTTGCCCAAACAATTGCTTTAAACTACAGTAGTATCATTATATTTCACTTACCTTCCATTGCTTTCGGATTTCAAACCAAGTTTTCTCTTTCTGGAAGCACTTTGGAATTCACCTTCAATCAGGAGTCCCAAATCAAGATTTGTTTAATGTCTTTAGGTTGATTGTTTAAAAGCAGTAAAAAACAGAAGGATAAATGAATTATccactttcattcttttctgaaGATGGTTAAAATTTCCTTATTCTTCCATgcaataataaaaattctttcctATGATAATCTTACCCTAATTTTAAGTATGtttttaagtatatgtttattttaCACAAAAACTAAAACCAAGCTCATGGTTTGATATTCCCAAACTTCAAACATTGGCTAGCTGAAAGTTCAATAGGTTTAGCAAATGtgtttcctttttgaattttgagTTGTGAAATTATTTGAGCTAACAagatttttaatctaatttttcttctactatttcttaagttttttcttattttaacacTTCCCTGAATTTCTAATTTATTGAATTTCCCCTAAATATATCTAATGACTATTAAGACAATTCTCAAAGCACAAACTTCAGCTTTAAATCAGTcccttgttattttaaaaaaaacctataaagaaTAATTGATCTCAATTCtaatggatctggccatcttcagcaatgagatgaaccaaatcagttctaatggagcagtaatgaactgaaccagctacacccagcgaaagaactctgggagatgactaggaaccatTACATCCaattccaaatccctatatttttggccacctgtatttttgatttcctttacaggctaactgtacaacaTTTCGGAGTtcggttctttttgtacagcaaaataatggtttggtcatgtatacttattgtgtatctaatttatactctaatatatttaacatgtattgatcatcctgccatctagggaggggggagggggaaggaggggaaaaattggaacaaaaggcttggcaattgtcaatgctgtaaaattacccatgcatataactggtaaataaaaagctattaaaattttaaaaaaagaataattgatcttattgttctattaaaCTCTACAGAGTTTGATAGTACCTTCATAAACTCATCAATATATTTCATAAAGATagtcaaaatataattttaaaatgaagagaatttaattatttcttttacacaaattttgtttccaaatttttaatcttagttttcaattaatttctgtATCTATCTTTTATCTGGGCAATCGCCTACATGGCCACTGTtacaaacacagaaaaaaagaaatttatcctCTTGTAagcattttttgaaaatttattatttttattctctgttcTTTTTCCAGTCATGACATCTTTTTGCtctagaaatttttacatgaccccaggtatgtAGGCATATAAAATCAGTATgcaaagcaaacatttactgataataatatctaattttACGATTCCcctattcagttatgagatcctaCATGGAACCACAGGCTGGGTCCTGGACCATGAAGACAACTAGAGTTGTTTCATCTTTGGTACAATAATTTCTGTCCAGGAGAGGTTTGAGAGATTTtgaggatcagagaaaatgtcaAATTCTCCATTGTTGGTCATATGATCtagtcaatgttctttctactacttATCAAACCTATATTTTGTTCATtctgaattttccttttccttttcctttttttttcttttttttttctttttttttttttagtttcagatTCTGTGTTTGTAATGAAGAGTAAAAGTGCTGATATAGCCCTCCTTGGGAACGACGTGACTCTGATGTGTAATCTGACAATCCCAGCAGATGTTCTACAAATTACCTGGCAAAAATTCCAAGGGTCTATTCCAGAGACTATAAAAACATACAGCAGCCAGCATGGTGGGAAAATTCTCCCCCCATATAACAAACGGATTCAGTACAGCAATAGAGAACTGACATCGTCAAGTGTAACTATATATAACGTGACCTTGAAGGATGCAGCATGTTACGAATGTCTCTTTAATGTCTTTCCATATGGTATCTATGGAGGAAAGATGTGCTTCAGTGTACAAGGTAAATGGAAAACAATCTTTGTGCCATAATATTTTGTAGAAGACCAGGACTGTTCTAAAAGCAGGAAGGGGATATAAAGAGTACAGATGGGTAGACATGATACCTACCACTTTATTATACTGCTCTTTAAGGTCAGGGTCTATAGTCATAGAATATTAGGAAAGAAGATAATGTAGAAATTGCTTAATCTAAACTTCTCATCATTCTATACTATGTTTTCTATGTCAAATTGACACATTTATATAATCATGACCCAGAAAATAATCTGAGATTTTTTGGTTGAGAAAATGCAGACAGAGATTACAAAAGATATTTAGTGAAGATATTTAAGGTATTTAATAAAGGTGGATGCTTATTTTTAAACAGCAAAAATTTtctgaatgaataataaaaataaggcaATGTAAAAACTTGCTCAAAAATGTCACCTAGATGTTTCAATTATAACTGCTACTTGCTTCctcccatcacacacacacacacagacacacacacacacacacacacaaacctttGAGTGTTTCTTTACCTGCagtaactttcttttcctttcataatattcAAAACCAAAGATTGCTTGTCCTCAAATGAAATCAACTTAAAGTTCCCATAAATGTGTTTACTGAAGTCTCAGTAGAGAAGTTCATTGAGTCCCAGGGTACATGGGCACAAACACTTAGGAAAACTGAAATCAATATATTCAAAGCATCATATCAAAAATTTGGAGATAGGTATTTGCATCCATTCCTCTAGTGGACATCCACTAGCAACCAAAGAGTTGTTGAGAGGCAATTTTCCTAGTCATAGACAATACAATGTCTACAAAATACAATTTAGTCATCATTCAGGTCAAATTTTTGCTTCAATAGCAGCTCTCACAATTTAGTTTCAGTAACAAATTATTGCAGAATGGTATAGTTAAGAAAGTGCTGTTTTGGAGTagggaagacctgggtttgagccCAATCTTCGCCATTTACTGATTAGATGACAGTGGCAAATCATTGGAACTTTCAATGTTACACTCATCTCACCAGTCCATCTTCTATCAATATGGAAGGCAGCAAGTCTTAATAGATCCAGGTCTGGCCTAGGAGACAGGATTTACATGTTACCCATCTCTGACACTATTCACTAACTATAGGACTGGAGCCAGTTTCTTGAACCATTCAGTGCCCCCAGGAAATGCCCTGAAAAGAAAAGTTGCTGAGCTACTTAGGAGTTCCCAAAACCCATTATAGACCCAGCCTGAAATCACTTGTATGCTACATGGACAGGGatcatttctgaattttctttttgtttcacttAGATGTGCCTGAATTAAGAATTGAGCTCCATCCTCATCCCACCATTGAGGGAATTCTTATAGTCATCTGCTCAGCTACAGGAAAACCTGCCCCTCACATCACTTTCTCCCTGAGAGGCTGCTGATGGGATTGCCTAAGAAACACATTGACCAAAACCCAGATGGAATAACTAACGTCACGAAATGGTATAACATCTCAAAGGAGGCTGTGAGGTCCTTGAAAATTCAGAATGCATCCTGTGTCATGGATCACCctctaagaaagaagaaagaacttgtttatttttctcaggAACTAGAATGTAAGTAAAGCCAGTAaggttaaattttaattaatatatttgttgTGATCTACACATTTCAGATAAATGGAATaacatcgtgtgtgtgtgtgtgtgtgtgtgtgtgtgtgtgtgtgcgtgtgtgtgtgtgtatgtgtgtgtgtgtaagtcagccaggtgacacaatggatagagagccagatCTGGGATCAAGAAGATTTCTTTTTATGAGTTAAAATttagcctctgacatttactagtagTGTGAACTTGGGCACTTtcccttgtttgccttagtttcttcatctgtaaaatgagctggagaaggaaatggcaaagcactctattatcttttcccagaaaaacccaaatggggtcataaagaatcagttGCAACTGAAAATCAATGAACAACAACATGTggatgtatatacatgtgtatataaatatatttataaagaaatatatatataaaaatgtatacacatatatatgaatatatgaaataacatatataatatatatgagaaATAGCATATCattgtaaaacttaaaaataattcataagtaTTTTCATCTATTCCTCTTGTATGGACCATCCACTAGTAACTAAAGAGTTGTCTGAGGGACTATTTTCATAATTACAGAAACTACAATTAGTCATTGTCTCCAAACTATATTTAGTCATCATTCAAGTTATATTCTTAAAAGAGTAGCATCTCTCACAGTCTCATTTACAAATTATTGCAGAGTGGTATAGATTCCATacattttgcttgtattttgaaaataagaatccataatcaaaataaaaaatatttttacatgtaattggaggaaaatattatttaaaagacaCAGAGTGTTTCTCATTGGAAATTCCACATATTAATAAAATCAGTGCACTTGTTCAAACATAAAAAACTTCAAACCACGGaaattatgtaaattttaaaaatgtatttttaccattttcttcatatttgaCTCAATTGTGAACACACtaaaatctaaattttatttcaatccCTCCTCATCCATAGATAACTATACTTCCTCATTCTAAAACTTGTCTTACCAGCATTCCTCTCCTGAATACAAATGAGAATcaggggaaaagcaaaaataacttggatgcagccaaaccATCTCTCTTAGTCAACTAGCTTACTTTATAATGAAAACATTTCAAGccttcacttattttatttttatttttatcagtgtGTTTTGTTATTACATTACAAACTTTTAGAGACTAGTACTCTCACTTTCTGAGAGTCTCTTGTaactgaataaaacagaaaaagagggagTATTTGTGAAGTAATATGTATTCTATTCTAAGGACTATTCTAAGGATTGTGAAGAAAAATGGAATGCGaatgattctttttcttaaatcatgATTAACCATTACCACTTCCTCCTAGTCCATTTGCCAGTCTTttcaaagaatggaaaatagagtttagaaaacagaagagaaataaagagagagttATCTAAAATAGTTGGAATCCATCAgtaatggagaagggaaaattaaGTAAACATGTTATTAATCCTCATCTAATGAGTCCATCTGCCACAAGTTAAttaatcagccaaaaag
Encoded here:
- the LOC105750256 gene encoding LOW QUALITY PROTEIN: OX-2 membrane glycoprotein (The sequence of the model RefSeq protein was modified relative to this genomic sequence to represent the inferred CDS: inserted 1 base in 1 codon), which gives rise to MLSLLLSFLLFFLRTEGQVSDSVFVMKSKSADIALLGNDVTLMCNLTIPADVLQITWQKFQGSIPETIKTYSSQHGGKILPPYNKRIQYSNRELTSSSVTIYNVTLKDAACYECLFNVFPYGIYGGKMCFSVQDVPELRIELHPHPTIEGILIVICSATGKPAPHITFSXERLLMGLPKKHIDQNPDGITNVTKWYNISKEAVRSLKIQNASCVMDHPLRKKKELVYFSQELECK